The Leifsonia williamsii genome includes a region encoding these proteins:
- a CDS encoding alpha/beta fold hydrolase has protein sequence MHDTTRPPGPGATGAPQPDALGPLRRAQTPELDVAFHELGPAGGPAVLLLHGYPYSVSSYVEVAPRLAAHGLRVIVPHLRGHGPTRFRDDSTPRSGQQAALATDAVDLLDALGIDSAVLAGYDWGGRAACVAAALQPERVRGIVSVNGYLIQDIAASGNPLPPRLEAGFWYFFYFLTERGRAGLTADPRGVAEVIWRRNSPEWAFTDAELDAAAAAFDNPDYVEVVLHSYRHRLGAAPGAPAYVAAESVLATLPPIPVPAVTLDGMADGNFPATDGSAQAVRFTGPREHRQVPHAGHNLPREAPDAFVAAVLRVEELAPPEAVWAP, from the coding sequence ATGCACGACACGACCCGCCCGCCGGGACCGGGGGCCACGGGCGCACCTCAGCCGGACGCCCTCGGCCCGCTGCGGCGCGCGCAGACGCCCGAGCTCGACGTGGCGTTCCACGAGCTCGGCCCGGCGGGCGGGCCGGCCGTCCTCCTGCTGCACGGGTACCCGTACTCCGTGAGCAGCTACGTGGAGGTCGCACCGCGGCTCGCCGCGCACGGCCTCCGCGTGATCGTGCCGCACCTCCGCGGGCACGGACCGACGCGGTTCCGCGACGACAGCACGCCGCGCAGCGGCCAGCAGGCGGCGCTCGCGACGGACGCCGTCGACCTCCTGGACGCCCTCGGCATCGACTCCGCGGTGCTGGCCGGCTACGACTGGGGCGGCCGCGCGGCGTGCGTGGCCGCCGCGCTCCAGCCCGAGCGGGTGCGCGGCATCGTGTCGGTCAACGGCTACCTCATCCAGGACATCGCCGCGTCGGGGAACCCGCTGCCGCCACGACTGGAGGCGGGCTTCTGGTACTTCTTCTACTTCCTCACGGAGCGCGGACGCGCCGGCCTGACCGCGGACCCGCGCGGCGTCGCCGAGGTCATCTGGCGCAGGAACTCTCCCGAGTGGGCGTTCACCGACGCCGAGCTGGATGCCGCCGCAGCGGCCTTCGACAACCCGGACTACGTGGAGGTCGTGCTGCACTCCTACCGGCACCGGCTCGGTGCCGCGCCGGGGGCGCCAGCCTATGTGGCGGCGGAGTCAGTGCTCGCCACGTTGCCTCCGATCCCCGTCCCGGCCGTGACGCTCGACGGGATGGCCGACGGCAACTTCCCGGCGACGGACGGCTCTGCGCAGGCCGTGCGGTTCACCGGACCGCGCGAGCACCGCCAGGTCCCGCATGCGGGCCACAACCTCCCGCGGGAGGCGCCGGACGCCTTCGTGGCGGCCGTGCTCCGGGTGGAGGAGCTGGCGCCCCCTGAGGCCGTCTGGGCCCCTTAG
- a CDS encoding TetR/AcrR family transcriptional regulator: METPNEHTAAGPARRGRPSVVDVDAVAEAAIELWSARGFSGTSWNDLATATGVSARTLMRHFPTRAAIAWVGLEAASDRLRDSLEAAQPGRPLADVLREAVVHSVSRSDFVRRLGSRWARLVSTEPQLAASAAPAYHAWEGIIAAHLGRAEPTMPEPARRAVASAYQAAAHTALIEWASADGASAPADAVDAALRWLAVAPSRSPE; encoded by the coding sequence ATGGAGACGCCGAACGAGCACACCGCCGCCGGGCCCGCGCGGCGAGGGCGTCCGAGCGTGGTCGACGTCGACGCCGTGGCCGAGGCCGCGATCGAGTTGTGGAGCGCGCGCGGGTTCTCCGGCACCAGCTGGAACGACCTGGCAACAGCAACCGGGGTCAGCGCCCGCACGCTGATGCGGCACTTCCCCACGCGCGCGGCGATCGCCTGGGTCGGGCTGGAGGCGGCCTCCGACCGGCTCCGCGACTCCCTCGAGGCCGCGCAGCCGGGCAGACCGCTGGCCGATGTGCTCCGGGAGGCCGTGGTGCACTCCGTCTCGCGCAGCGACTTCGTGCGCCGGCTCGGCTCCCGCTGGGCGCGGCTCGTGTCGACGGAGCCGCAGCTCGCCGCCTCCGCCGCTCCCGCGTATCACGCGTGGGAGGGGATCATCGCCGCGCACCTGGGCCGGGCGGAGCCGACCATGCCGGAGCCGGCGCGCCGGGCGGTCGCCTCGGCCTACCAGGCGGCGGCCCATACGGCCCTGATCGAGTGGGCGTCGGCCGACGGCGCGAGCGCGCCGGCCGACGCCGTCGACGCCGCACTCCGTTGGCTCGCGGTCGCGCCCTCCCGGTCACCGGAATGA
- a CDS encoding SDR family NAD(P)-dependent oxidoreductase, with the protein MPRTYVVTGSASGIGAATAALLRERGERVIGVDLRGADVEADLSTKEGRIAAAAAASDLAGGVVDAVIACAGISAPVPKTISVNFFGVTEFVEALLPALRASDAPRAAVVSSMASLQPNSAEMVEAALAGDEARALEIAQGFVGDDPMTGYIVYPSSKRALARWVRRESITEAWAGAGIPLNAVAPGTVVTPMTAELLATPEGAAMVDSQVPMPLNHHQPPESIANLLIWLTSVENTHMAGQVIYDDGGADATLRGDDIWSWNDAPGAA; encoded by the coding sequence ATGCCACGCACCTACGTCGTCACCGGTTCCGCCTCCGGGATCGGCGCCGCCACCGCCGCCCTGCTCCGCGAGCGCGGCGAACGCGTCATCGGCGTCGACCTCCGCGGCGCCGACGTCGAGGCCGACCTGAGCACGAAGGAGGGCCGCATCGCCGCGGCCGCCGCCGCGAGCGACCTCGCCGGCGGCGTGGTCGACGCCGTCATCGCGTGCGCGGGCATCTCCGCACCCGTCCCGAAGACCATCTCGGTCAACTTCTTCGGCGTCACCGAGTTCGTGGAGGCGCTGCTGCCCGCCCTGCGCGCCTCGGACGCGCCCCGCGCCGCCGTCGTGTCGTCGATGGCCTCCCTCCAGCCGAACTCGGCCGAGATGGTGGAGGCGGCGCTCGCCGGAGACGAGGCGCGCGCCCTCGAGATCGCCCAGGGCTTCGTCGGCGACGACCCGATGACCGGCTACATCGTGTACCCGTCGTCGAAGCGCGCGCTCGCCCGCTGGGTGCGCCGCGAGTCGATCACCGAGGCGTGGGCAGGCGCGGGCATCCCGCTCAACGCCGTGGCCCCCGGCACGGTCGTCACCCCGATGACCGCCGAGCTGCTGGCGACCCCGGAGGGCGCGGCGATGGTCGACAGCCAGGTGCCCATGCCGCTCAACCATCACCAGCCTCCCGAGTCGATCGCGAACCTCCTGATCTGGCTCACCAGCGTCGAGAACACGCACATGGCCGGCCAGGTGATCTACGACGACGGCGGTGCCGACGCGACCCTGCGCGGCGACGACATCTGGTCGTGGAACGACGCTCCCGGGGCGGCCTGA
- a CDS encoding inositol monophosphatase family protein, which translates to MPSNVELQEIAVTVARRAAVLAFQRRRDGVEIAASKSSIVDIVTRADQEAERLIRDAIAAARPRDGFLGEESGAGEGTSGLTWVVDPIDGTVNYYYGIPAYAVSIAVVEGDPDPATWTALAGAVVNPETKETFAAAAGHGATLNGTALHVNLDVELPLALVGTGFGYDPEVRVRQAAFVHQLIGQVRDIRRAGAASLDLCSVAAGRLDAYYERGLNPWDHAAGALIAAEAGARVGGLDGTPAGKRLLLAAAPELYDRLHPMMQEYFSAWE; encoded by the coding sequence ATGCCCTCCAACGTCGAGCTGCAAGAGATCGCTGTCACCGTCGCCCGGCGCGCCGCCGTGCTCGCCTTCCAGCGGAGGCGGGACGGAGTCGAGATCGCCGCCTCCAAGTCGAGCATCGTCGACATCGTCACGCGGGCCGACCAGGAGGCCGAGCGGCTCATCCGCGACGCCATCGCGGCCGCGCGACCGCGGGACGGGTTCCTCGGCGAGGAGTCGGGGGCCGGTGAGGGCACCAGCGGGCTGACGTGGGTGGTCGATCCGATCGACGGGACCGTCAACTACTACTACGGCATCCCCGCCTACGCGGTCAGCATCGCTGTCGTCGAGGGGGACCCCGACCCGGCGACCTGGACCGCCCTCGCGGGCGCGGTCGTGAACCCCGAGACGAAGGAGACCTTCGCCGCCGCCGCCGGCCACGGCGCCACGCTCAACGGGACCGCCCTGCACGTGAACCTCGACGTCGAGCTGCCGCTCGCGCTGGTCGGCACGGGCTTCGGGTACGACCCGGAGGTGCGGGTGCGGCAGGCGGCGTTCGTCCACCAGCTGATCGGACAGGTGCGCGACATCCGCCGGGCCGGCGCCGCCTCCCTCGACCTGTGCTCGGTCGCGGCGGGCCGGCTCGACGCGTACTACGAGCGCGGGCTGAACCCGTGGGACCACGCGGCGGGCGCGCTCATCGCGGCCGAGGCCGGCGCGCGCGTCGGGGGACTCGACGGCACGCCGGCCGGGAAGCGGCTCCTGCTCGCGGCCGCGCCGGAGCTCTACGACCGGCTGCACCCGATGATGCAGGAGTACTTCAGCGCCTGGGAGTGA
- a CDS encoding glycoside hydrolase family 13 protein, whose translation MTIIATTSPTPSPLSPSTPGREWWRSAVIYQVYPRSFADANGDGIGDLPGITRRLPALAELGVDAVWLSPFQTSPQRDAGYDVADYCDVDPLFGTLADFDALLDEAHGLGLRVIIDLVPNHSSSDHTWFQEALAAGPGSPERARYIFREGQGEHGELPPNNWESIFGGPAWTRITEADGQPGQWYLHLFDKSQPDLDWENPWVWEQFRGILRFWLDRGVDGFRVDVAHGMIKEEGLPDYTPPAGAGSMTGAELPTTTGGIPLEPEIAAHAEQDPATPPYFGQDGVHEIYRDWHKVLEEYEGDRVLCGEAWVEPLEKLARWVRPDEMQQTFNFGYLETPWNAPALRTVIDRSISVFGSVGAPSTWVLSNHDVVRHATRLALTGDNPQGHGIGPKSTGIPDPAFALRRARAATALMLALPGSAYLYQGEELGLPEAIDLPDEARQDPTWFRTGGERYGRDGCRVPIPWEGADPSYGFGPGAASWLPQPASWAEYTRSSQRGVPGSTLTMYQEALAARREHDLAFGELEWSDLGQDTLLFRSGAVTVVVNLGEKPVELPAGEIVLQSGPVEGRLLPQDTTVWLR comes from the coding sequence GTGACGATCATCGCCACGACCTCCCCCACCCCCTCCCCGCTGTCGCCGAGCACGCCCGGCCGCGAATGGTGGCGCTCCGCCGTCATCTACCAGGTGTATCCGCGGTCGTTCGCGGACGCGAACGGCGACGGCATCGGCGACCTGCCCGGCATCACCCGCCGCCTGCCCGCACTGGCCGAGCTGGGCGTCGACGCCGTCTGGCTGTCGCCGTTCCAGACCTCGCCGCAGCGCGACGCCGGGTACGACGTCGCCGACTACTGCGACGTCGACCCGCTGTTCGGCACGCTCGCCGACTTCGACGCGCTGCTCGACGAGGCCCACGGCCTCGGCCTCCGCGTGATCATCGACCTGGTGCCCAACCACTCCTCCAGCGACCACACGTGGTTCCAGGAGGCGCTGGCAGCCGGTCCGGGCAGCCCCGAGCGCGCCCGCTACATCTTCCGCGAGGGCCAGGGCGAGCACGGCGAGCTGCCGCCGAACAACTGGGAGTCGATCTTCGGCGGCCCGGCCTGGACCCGCATCACCGAGGCCGACGGGCAGCCCGGCCAGTGGTACCTGCACCTGTTCGACAAGTCGCAGCCCGACCTCGACTGGGAGAACCCGTGGGTGTGGGAGCAGTTCCGCGGCATCCTGCGGTTCTGGCTCGACCGCGGGGTCGACGGCTTCCGCGTGGACGTCGCCCACGGCATGATCAAGGAGGAGGGCCTCCCCGACTACACGCCGCCCGCAGGGGCCGGCAGCATGACCGGCGCCGAGCTGCCCACCACGACCGGCGGCATCCCGCTCGAGCCCGAGATCGCCGCGCACGCCGAGCAGGACCCGGCGACCCCGCCCTACTTCGGCCAGGACGGCGTGCACGAGATCTACCGCGACTGGCACAAAGTCCTGGAGGAGTACGAGGGAGACCGCGTGCTCTGCGGCGAGGCGTGGGTGGAGCCGCTGGAGAAGCTGGCCCGCTGGGTGCGCCCGGACGAGATGCAGCAGACCTTCAACTTCGGCTACCTGGAGACGCCGTGGAACGCCCCGGCGCTGCGCACGGTGATCGACCGCTCCATCTCGGTCTTCGGCAGCGTCGGCGCGCCGAGCACCTGGGTGCTGTCGAACCACGACGTCGTGCGCCACGCGACCCGCCTGGCGCTCACCGGCGACAACCCGCAGGGCCACGGCATCGGGCCGAAGAGCACGGGCATCCCGGACCCGGCCTTCGCCCTGCGCCGGGCCCGCGCCGCGACCGCGCTGATGCTCGCGCTGCCCGGTTCGGCGTACCTCTACCAGGGTGAGGAGCTCGGCCTCCCTGAGGCCATCGACCTGCCCGACGAGGCCCGCCAGGACCCGACCTGGTTCCGCACCGGCGGCGAGCGCTACGGCCGCGACGGCTGCCGCGTGCCGATCCCGTGGGAGGGCGCCGACCCGTCGTACGGCTTCGGACCCGGTGCGGCGAGCTGGCTGCCGCAGCCCGCGTCGTGGGCGGAGTACACGCGCTCGTCGCAGCGCGGTGTGCCCGGCTCGACGCTGACGATGTACCAGGAGGCGCTGGCGGCCCGCCGCGAGCACGACCTGGCGTTCGGCGAGCTGGAGTGGTCGGACCTCGGCCAGGACACCCTGCTGTTCCGCTCGGGCGCGGTGACGGTCGTCGTCAACCTCGGCGAGAAGCCGGTGGAGCTGCCCGCGGGCGAGATCGTGCTGCAGAGCGGCCCGGTGGAGGGACGCCTCCTGCCGCAGGACACCACGGTGTGGCTGCGCTGA
- a CDS encoding LacI family DNA-binding transcriptional regulator: protein MPGISDVARLAGVSTATVSRALSGNGAVSAETRVRVTQAAASLGYVVSSDASSLASGRTRNVGVVVSHLSRWYFTAVIEGAQRVLLQRGYDVTLYNLGGEGEERPRVFEHHLLRGRVDAVIAVALKLTEDEIGRLLAIGKPVAGVGGPLPGASTVTIDDVHVGRLATEHLLALGHRRIAHLGGRPEFDLEFHVPTSRRLGYEAALLAAGIAPDPALSVAGDFTIPGGHEAARRLLEPALLESAQRRPTAVFAASDEMAIGAVLAARELGLSVPGDLSVIGVDDHPLAAFFGLSTVAQHVERQGEQVAELLLRTIDPPRRHGPAADDAPTTLHSPVDLVVRTSTAAPADHPTPTTRNA, encoded by the coding sequence ATGCCCGGGATCTCCGACGTCGCCCGCCTCGCCGGCGTCTCCACCGCGACGGTCTCGCGCGCGCTCAGCGGCAACGGCGCCGTGTCCGCCGAGACCAGGGTCAGGGTGACCCAGGCGGCGGCCTCGCTGGGGTATGTCGTCAGCTCCGACGCCTCCAGCCTCGCCTCCGGCCGCACCCGCAATGTCGGAGTCGTGGTGTCGCACCTCAGCCGCTGGTACTTCACGGCCGTGATCGAGGGAGCGCAGCGCGTGCTGCTGCAGCGCGGCTACGACGTGACGCTCTACAACCTCGGCGGAGAGGGGGAGGAGCGCCCCCGCGTCTTCGAGCACCACCTGCTGCGGGGCCGCGTGGATGCCGTGATCGCGGTCGCGCTCAAGCTCACCGAGGACGAGATCGGCCGCCTCCTGGCCATCGGCAAGCCGGTCGCGGGCGTCGGCGGCCCGCTGCCCGGCGCGAGCACCGTCACGATCGACGACGTGCACGTCGGCCGCCTCGCCACCGAGCACCTCCTCGCGCTCGGCCACCGCCGCATCGCGCATCTCGGCGGGCGCCCCGAGTTCGACCTCGAGTTCCACGTGCCGACCAGCAGGAGGCTCGGCTACGAGGCCGCGCTGCTCGCCGCCGGCATCGCCCCCGACCCTGCGCTCTCCGTCGCAGGCGACTTCACCATCCCGGGCGGCCATGAGGCGGCGCGGAGGCTGCTGGAGCCGGCGCTGCTGGAGTCGGCGCAGCGGCGACCGACGGCCGTCTTCGCCGCCTCCGACGAGATGGCGATCGGCGCCGTCCTGGCCGCACGCGAACTCGGGCTCTCCGTGCCGGGCGACCTGTCGGTGATCGGCGTCGACGACCACCCGCTCGCCGCCTTCTTCGGCCTCAGCACCGTCGCCCAGCACGTCGAGCGGCAGGGCGAGCAGGTCGCGGAGCTGCTGCTGCGCACGATCGACCCGCCGCGCCGGCACGGGCCCGCCGCGGACGACGCGCCGACGACCCTCCACTCCCCCGTCGACCTGGTCGTGCGCACGAGCACGGCCGCTCCGGCGGACCACCCGACCCCCACCACGAGAAACGCATGA
- a CDS encoding cold-shock protein, with protein MANGTVKWFNSEKGYGFITPDDGSADVFAHFSEIASQSGFRNLEENQKVEYDLTQGPKGLQASNIRVL; from the coding sequence ATGGCCAACGGCACCGTCAAATGGTTCAACTCGGAGAAGGGGTACGGGTTCATCACTCCGGATGACGGCAGCGCCGACGTCTTCGCCCACTTCAGCGAGATCGCGTCGCAGTCCGGTTTCCGGAACCTGGAGGAGAACCAGAAGGTCGAGTACGACCTGACCCAGGGCCCGAAGGGTCTGCAGGCGTCCAACATCCGCGTCCTCTGA
- a CDS encoding fatty acid desaturase family protein, translating to MSVSTLGPVRRTRPRAEGRAPVTSTYNELLARVRADGLLERKRGFYIGMFSALVLALAGLATGFVLLGDSWFQLLIAAALGLILTQFAFLAHEASHRQVFASGPANDRAGRLTATWLVGMSYQWWMTKHTRHHANPNTMGKDPDIAFDTVSFTEEDAAKQRGLLAVITRRQGYLFFPLLLLEGVNLHVTSIRSLFARGPVERRSAELTAIVLRLSVYVAIVFLMLPVGMAFAFLGVQLAVFGVYMGASFAPNHKGMPLIPEGKRVDFLSKQVLTSRNIRGGWSMNLLMGGLNHQVEHHLFPSMARPHLGRARKLVREHCAAHGIPYTETTLMRSYAIVIRYLNRVGLAARDPFDCPAVQRYRRA from the coding sequence ATGTCCGTATCCACTCTCGGCCCCGTGCGACGCACGCGGCCCCGTGCCGAGGGCCGTGCCCCGGTCACGAGCACCTACAACGAGCTCCTCGCCCGCGTCAGGGCCGACGGCCTGCTGGAGCGCAAGCGCGGCTTCTACATCGGCATGTTCAGCGCGCTGGTGCTGGCGCTCGCCGGACTGGCCACGGGCTTCGTGCTGCTGGGCGACTCCTGGTTCCAGCTGCTGATCGCTGCCGCGCTGGGCCTGATCCTCACGCAGTTCGCCTTCCTCGCCCACGAGGCGTCTCACCGGCAGGTGTTCGCCTCCGGGCCCGCCAACGACCGGGCGGGGCGGCTCACCGCCACCTGGCTGGTCGGCATGAGCTACCAGTGGTGGATGACCAAGCACACCCGGCATCACGCCAACCCCAACACGATGGGCAAGGACCCGGACATCGCCTTCGACACCGTCTCGTTCACCGAGGAGGATGCGGCGAAGCAGCGCGGCCTCCTCGCCGTGATCACGCGGAGGCAGGGGTACCTCTTCTTCCCGCTCCTGCTGCTCGAGGGCGTGAACCTCCACGTCACCTCGATCCGCTCGCTGTTCGCCCGCGGGCCGGTGGAGCGCCGCTCGGCAGAGCTGACCGCGATCGTGCTGCGGCTCTCGGTGTACGTGGCGATCGTGTTCCTGATGCTGCCGGTCGGCATGGCGTTCGCGTTCCTGGGGGTGCAGCTCGCCGTCTTCGGCGTCTACATGGGCGCCTCATTCGCCCCGAACCACAAGGGCATGCCCCTCATCCCGGAGGGGAAGCGCGTCGACTTCCTCAGCAAGCAGGTGCTCACCTCGCGCAACATCCGCGGCGGCTGGTCGATGAACCTCCTGATGGGCGGCCTCAACCACCAGGTCGAGCACCACCTGTTCCCCAGCATGGCGAGGCCCCACCTCGGCCGGGCGCGGAAGCTCGTGCGCGAGCACTGCGCGGCCCACGGCATCCCCTACACCGAGACGACGCTCATGCGCTCGTACGCCATCGTCATCCGGTACCTCAACCGGGTCGGACTGGCCGCGCGGGATCCGTTCGACTGCCCGGCCGTGCAGCGCTACCGGCGGGCCTGA
- a CDS encoding pentapeptide repeat-containing protein, whose amino-acid sequence MHTSTSPRELTADCSRCAGLCCVALAFAKSADFAFDKAAGEECVNLDDGFRCRIHPRLRDRGFKGCTVFDCFGAGQHVTQSLYGGATWRDGAEVRDGMFAVFPIVRQLHELLFYLREALTMPAAASLHPALRQAEREVLAASEAEPALILALDIEELRAPAAALLRDAARLTRETLPGRPQRDARATARRDRLRPGADLLGADLRTTDLRGAELRGALLIAADLRGADLTATELIGADLRDARVDGADLTGAIYLTQLQVNAARGDAGTRLPAGLTRPSHWTGAQAEGAQAEGARPKGTQPRGTQPKGAQARR is encoded by the coding sequence ATGCACACCTCCACTTCGCCGCGGGAGCTCACCGCCGACTGCTCGCGCTGCGCCGGGCTCTGCTGCGTTGCGCTCGCCTTCGCGAAGTCCGCCGACTTCGCGTTCGACAAGGCGGCCGGCGAGGAGTGCGTGAACCTCGACGACGGCTTCCGCTGCCGCATCCATCCCCGGCTGCGCGACCGCGGCTTCAAGGGCTGCACGGTCTTCGACTGCTTCGGCGCCGGCCAGCACGTCACGCAGTCCCTCTACGGCGGCGCGACCTGGCGCGACGGGGCGGAGGTGCGCGACGGGATGTTCGCCGTCTTCCCGATCGTCCGGCAGCTTCACGAGCTGCTGTTCTATCTGCGGGAGGCGCTGACGATGCCGGCGGCCGCCTCCCTCCACCCGGCCCTCCGGCAGGCCGAGCGGGAGGTGCTCGCCGCGTCCGAGGCCGAACCGGCGCTCATCCTGGCCCTCGACATCGAGGAGCTGCGCGCACCGGCCGCAGCGCTGCTGCGCGACGCCGCCCGGCTCACCCGCGAAACGCTGCCGGGCCGCCCGCAGCGCGATGCCCGTGCCACCGCCCGCCGCGACCGCCTGCGCCCGGGCGCCGACCTGCTCGGCGCCGACCTGCGCACGACCGACCTCCGCGGGGCGGAGCTGCGCGGCGCGCTGCTGATCGCGGCCGACCTCCGTGGCGCCGACCTCACCGCGACGGAGCTGATCGGGGCCGATCTGCGCGACGCCCGTGTCGACGGCGCCGACCTGACCGGCGCGATCTACCTCACGCAGCTGCAGGTCAACGCGGCTCGGGGCGACGCGGGCACGCGCCTCCCCGCCGGCCTGACCCGCCCCTCGCACTGGACGGGCGCGCAGGCGGAAGGCGCACAGGCGGAAGGCGCACGGCCGAAAGGCACGCAGCCGAGAGGCACGCAGCCGAAAGGCGCTCAGGCCCGCCGGTAG
- a CDS encoding aldo/keto reductase has protein sequence MTAPRRTIGTSDLEVLPLSLGGNVFGWTADRDTSFDVLDAFTAAGGDFVDTADGYSAWVPGNTGGDSERILGEWFSARGNRDRVVLATKVSQHPDFRGLAADNIRRAADASLERLQSDHIDLYYAHFDDETVPLEETVGALSALVDAGKVRYIGISNYTPERIEEWFRITERDGLHRAVALQPHYNLVERGYEQAYRPIAEREQLGVMPYFALAAGFLTGKYRDGAEVDSPRAGGAAKYLDDDGRRVLAALDEVAAAHKAEVATVALAWLAAQPTITAPIASARTLEQLPALLASTELELTADELAALDGASEAAKAA, from the coding sequence ATGACCGCACCCCGTCGCACGATCGGCACCTCGGACCTGGAGGTCCTCCCGCTCTCGCTCGGAGGCAACGTGTTCGGCTGGACGGCCGACCGCGACACCTCCTTCGACGTGCTCGACGCGTTCACGGCGGCGGGCGGCGACTTCGTCGACACCGCGGACGGCTATTCGGCCTGGGTGCCCGGCAACACCGGCGGCGACTCGGAGCGGATCCTCGGCGAGTGGTTCTCGGCGCGCGGCAATCGCGACCGCGTGGTGCTCGCCACCAAGGTGAGCCAGCACCCCGACTTCCGCGGTCTCGCGGCCGACAACATCCGCCGCGCCGCCGACGCCTCGCTGGAGCGCCTGCAGAGCGACCACATCGACCTCTATTACGCCCATTTCGACGACGAGACCGTGCCGTTGGAGGAGACCGTCGGCGCCCTCTCCGCGCTGGTCGACGCCGGTAAGGTGCGCTACATCGGCATCTCGAACTACACGCCCGAGCGCATCGAGGAGTGGTTCCGGATCACCGAGCGCGACGGCCTCCACCGCGCGGTGGCGCTGCAGCCGCACTACAACCTGGTCGAGCGCGGCTACGAGCAGGCGTACCGCCCGATCGCCGAGCGCGAGCAGCTCGGCGTGATGCCGTACTTCGCTCTCGCCGCCGGCTTCCTCACGGGCAAGTACCGCGACGGGGCCGAGGTCGACAGCCCGCGCGCCGGCGGCGCCGCCAAGTACCTCGACGACGACGGCCGCCGCGTGCTCGCCGCCCTCGACGAGGTCGCCGCAGCCCACAAGGCCGAGGTCGCGACCGTCGCCCTCGCGTGGCTCGCCGCCCAGCCGACCATCACCGCCCCGATCGCGAGCGCGCGCACGCTGGAGCAGCTCCCGGCCCTCCTCGCCTCGACCGAGCTCGAGCTCACCGCCGACGAGCTGGCGGCCCTCGACGGCGCCTCGGAGGCAGCCAAGGCGGCGTAG